A single Anopheles funestus chromosome 2RL, idAnoFuneDA-416_04, whole genome shotgun sequence DNA region contains:
- the LOC125766517 gene encoding uncharacterized protein LOC125766517: MRISLVILAAFMLLFLLVESAAAGKRRKIIIHVPVKVKQQKHVHTEVKTVHHHHKPTVIKEEKIVKKEVHKPVVIKEEVEHEHFHHHYKHDHPTFEIDGHDANGLGSSLIS; this comes from the exons ATGCGGATTAGTTTGGTG ATCCTTGCGGCATTTATGCTTCTGTTCCTGCTCGTCGAATCTGCTGCAGCCGG CAAACGGCGGAAAATCATCATCCATGTACCGGTCAAAGTGAAGCAGCAGAAGCATGTGCACACGGAAGTGAAAACGGTGCACCACCATCACAAACCGACGGTGATCAAGGAGGAGAAGATCGTGAAGAAAGAGGTACACAAGCCGGTCGTGATCAAGGAGGAGGTGGAGCACGAACACTTCCATCATCACTACAAGCACGATCATCCAACGTTCGAGATCGATGGTCACGATGCGAATGGGCTGGGCTCGAGCTTAATCAGCTAG
- the LOC125766510 gene encoding transmembrane protein 208: MSQQQPPKKKATKGSKQIVEENVATVKFYRNMSLIASAVQFLGFAVYAELSTLAVVMTVLCIVAHGASYYFMAMISKPKLTEKGDIIETGTDLNIEGGITEHVKDIVILTSGTQLVSILSEFFWLLMLLLPVRAGWLLWQTVGKQFFQGDPAEEGPVNEKKQKKLMRKMNRARQ; this comes from the exons ATGTCG caacaacaaccgcCTAAAAAGAAGGCTACCAAGGGTAGCAAACAAATtgtggaagaaaatgtggccacgGTTAAGTTTTACCGAAACATGTCACTAATCGCTAGCGCGGTCCAGTTCCTTGGTTTTGCTGTTTATGCCGAACTTTCCACACTTGCGGTG GTCATGACGGTTCTTTGCATTGTAGCGCATGGTGCCAGTTATTACTTTATGGCTATGATAAGCAAACCTAAACTTACCGAAAAAGGTGATATCATTGAAACGGGAACAGATCTTAATATAGAGGGAGGCATCACGGA ACACGTGAAAGACATCGTCATCTTGACCTCGGGCACACAGCTCGTATCGATTCTGTCCGAATTCTTCTGGCTGCTAATGTTACTGCTCCCGGTACGAGCGGGCTGGCTGCTGTGGCAAACGGTGGGAAAGCAATTTTTCCAAGGCGATCCCGCCGAAGAGGGTCCCGTGAatgagaagaagcaaaagaagctAATGCGAAAGATGAACCGGGCACGGCAGTGA
- the LOC125766518 gene encoding uncharacterized protein LOC125766518, with translation MIRVDKILPWLVLGLMIMLIQRPVQGYDPTDKEIANIVPPKGTFDAFYPREMYGVKNGNARPAHAHGSFYAHRNPALVEVRNAAAYGFRFDGKRRFNFD, from the coding sequence ATGATACGAGTCGACAAGATACTGCCCTGGTTGGTACTAGGACTGATGATCATGCTGATACAACGTCCTGTCCAGGGATACGATCCAACCGACAAGGAAATTGCAAACATCGTCCCACCGAAGGGAACGTTCGATGCGTTCTACCCCCGGGAAATGTACGGCGTAAAGAATGGGAATGCACGTCCCGCTCATGCCCACGGAAGTTTCTACGCACACCGTAATCCGGCCCTGGTTGAGGTGCGTAATGCAGCCGCGTACGGATTCCGGTTCGATGGTAAACGTCGGTTTAATTTCGATTAG